Genomic window (Lycium barbarum isolate Lr01 chromosome 2, ASM1917538v2, whole genome shotgun sequence):
TCCATGATAAGCGGAAAACAGTTTTTTTACATCAGCAAGGGGCCCTTTCTGTTTGTCTCTCCTTGCCTCTCTCTCTCCATGATCACATAACATTACCGTGATTTTATGGTTAAGTATAATTCTCCTGGCACATTGTTAATATTTTTCGCTTATCAGTACTTAATATAACAAATGTTTTCTGCTTATCAGTACAAGATGGAGAATAACTTTTATGTTCACTAAGCAGTGACAGAATTTATCACAAACAGTATTgcattttttaaaatttgattCCATGAGCAGGATCTCTTTTAGATAAAATATAGTATTAGTTAGTTTTTCATAATTAAATTTTCATGGCAACCCTGGCTCTGAACAATAGAGAACTACTTTTACTACAATGCTGAAACGACCTATTTGAAGAAGGCATGAGGCTCTCTTCTGATTTGAACTCAAAGATGCTCATGAGCTATTTACTTGCTTAAGTAAACGAACAAGAATGAGAGAAAAAAGGTCTTAGCTGCTGCAACCACTAACTTTCTCTGATTGAGCTAAAAGTGGAAGCAGTTATAGCGCACGTCTTTAACTGCATGTTGCTGCGTTCTCTTGGATATAGAGATTTTGTTCTTGTGGGAAGGTTAATATTAGTTGCTTGCTCTCCTTCTGCAGAATGGTGATTAATGAGTAAAGCAGAAAGAGAAGTATCATATCAGGCGTTTCCTCCTCTACAAGGAAAGTGATATATCAACGACCTCAGTACCTTTCCCATCTCAAGACGATAGGACTTTTTTATTCATACAGCTGGATTTTGGATCAATTTTGGCATGAAGTAATATGTTCTGCTGATTGGTGACGCGACATTAACGTTTTCTACGGCTATTCTAGCTCTGAATCCAGGTCTGTTGTTAAATGTAATCATTCTTGTATCCTTTTACCTTGGAGGTCAAGGTCAACATTTAAAGTTGTTACCCCTTGGTTGTATTGCACTGTATTATAATGCGCTTTATCCAGCAATTTTTACATTTCTGTAAATGATGCTTGTGAATCAGATTGGACTTGATGTAACATTAATATCTATTGAGATTTCAAGAATATGTAATCATAAGCTACTTTTTAACTTTCTGTTGATCACAATAACCATTTCGGTGGTGAAAATATATCATCTCATGCTTCGTAGTATAATGTCTTCTCTCTAGCTTTCTTGGGTTAACTACGTACTCGGTCAGGACCGGCTCCAGAATTTAAGTTTAATGTCTCTGACACTAGACACATTATACTTTGAAATTATGAGTTTAAAATTGAATATTTACACACGTGCACGATAATTTAGAAAACATGGGAAAAGTGTGAAATCAAGTTTGTGGAGGTGTCGAAAAATACATGCCACTATGCTAGTTCCAGTGGCGGGCATAGGTTTCGCCATTAGGTTCATATCTTAGACAAAATGCCAAATGTTCAATCAAATCCCCTTTCAGGGGAAAAAATATTTGACGAACAAAAATTACGATTCCTTGTGGcattttcaattttctttttggTTGCTATAGATGAGATATTTTCTTTGTTTAGCTGCATTATCTTATTTAATTAAACACACCGCTCAAAAATTTCTTTGGGACTGTTGTTTTTTCTTTCTGCATTCTCCATTCGTCTTTTTTATTATTAGAAACATGGCTACTTACAATCCACAATTCCAGCAttcatacactctaccctccccagatcccacgttgtgggatttcactgggttgttgtttaGCTCAAGAAACATCTTAATACGAATGGATCACTTGTAGAAAATGATTGCTGTATCCATCCTTGATGTATAATCCTTGCGATGTCATAAAATGCACCCTGCACAATCTGATACTTCTGTAAAGGGGTCAAATTTTCTCCAGGAAATTACACCCTATGACCAAAAGTTGAAGTTCTGAccatgaaaagaaaaaagagatcAAAAGTTCAAGACTACTCATCTTCAAGGCCATTCTTGTAAATCACCCAATTTTCTTATACAGGTTGATCATCTTTGAAAAAAGAGCAGGAAATTACACCTAATGACCTTGAAAATTGGCGATGTTGAACTTTTGACGCCCACTTGCTCCATGACAAAACTTGTTGACCTTGAAGTTTTGCCCACGAGGCAAACATGGTCAAAATTTCAAAATCATCCACTTTCAAAACCATTCTTGTAAGCTAGCCTCGGATTCAAAAATTGCACGGATTTCCCTTCATatggattggtctttaatttttgcccctcaaatcggtggtcttttatttttttccctacatctcatttaatgaaaaattgtggGCCAAAGTACCTTATTTGTGCGTCTACGAAACCAGAgattcgggttcgaacccctttagagtaaaaaaaaaaaaaaaaaaaaaaaaaacaatttcgtAATACAGGAttttcatagaaactatgcctattcggggTAAAGTTATTTCTTAACTTTTGTAGCATTCTACAGAATCAGACAAGGGGTAAAGGCATAACTTCTATATAAAAACTATGCCTTCAGGCATAACTTCtatatagaaactatgccttcAGGCATAACttttacatagaaactatgcgtTAAGGCATAAATTTACCCCGAATAGGCATAATTTGCTATGAAACCTTGTCTTGCGATATTTTTTTTTGGACTCTGTTGGGATGCTACAGAAGtcatgccttaaggcataattttaCCCCCGAATAGACATAATATGCTATAAAATCTTGCCTTGCGAGTTTTTTTTTCGATTCTACTGGTGTTCGAACCCAGAATGTCAGAGATTTTCGGCGACCTTTTTAGCtaaaggtcaaaaattaaagactagcaatttgaggggggaaattaaagaccaccccgaaataAGGACATTCCTGCGAATTGGCCCCTCGGATTCAATTTCTGATATGGGCCGATCAATGGGCCTGAAAATCAATCCATGAACTAGCACCTTTCATTCTTGGGCCTCAAATTTCACATTCACACGTCCAAGAGTTTTCTAGACATCTTCGAAGCACTTCCACGAATTTTTCTACAAAGTTTCTTGCCAGCCAAGAATAACTGAAATCCTATGTAAACGTCATATTACAACACCCCATCCCCTCCCCCACCACCCCAAACTCCTGCAATTTCAAGAATGTTAACAAAAATGGAGTTATTCGAAACGATGCCTTCTTCTAAGTCAATTTTAACGGCAGCAACTTCTCTCACTGCTTCAGCAATTCTCTTCCGATCAATAACTAGTGATCTTATACCAGAACAACTCCAGCTCTTTTTTTCTTCACGTTTTCAAAAACTATCGAACCGCTTTTCGTCACAGTTAATTGTTGTGATAGAAGAGTGTGAAGGTCTTACTTCGAACCACATGTTTGATGCTGTTAATGTTTATTTAGGTACAAGGGTTAATGCTTGGACTCAAAGGATTAAAGTCAACAAACCTGATAAAGATGAAGAACTTGCTGTCACTGTCGATAGGTAAACCTTAACTTGAACTATACACATAATTTAAGGGCTCGTTTGTTTGGAAACAACTTATCCCGAGATAACTTATCCAGTTattccgggattagttattccaccctcaaggtgggataaaaaaACATTATAATTCCGTGATTACCCGAGTTTTTTTTCCAATCAAACGTGGGACAAGGCGGCACTAtttttatcccaggactatttttgcttatccatcgtaccaaacgagccctaataGTAcagttttctttttcaaaaaataaataaattatgctGAATTCGTACTAGTAGATGCCACTTTTAGGGCCTCTTTGAAcaatatttggttgaagttgaaaggagttattactccctccgtcccaatttaagtgtctttgtTTGACTAGCacagagtttaaaaaataaagagtgGCTTTTAAACTTGTCAGGTAAATTTTATGAATTATCaatttataaaataaagaaaGAGACCTCTTTTTGTTTGGGACAGACCGAAatgaaaagtaagacacttaaattggaacggagggagtattagaaGTTCATTGCTGAAAAAGAGTGGAGTATTTGGAAGTCGAAATTGCGTTTGAACATGAACTTCATTTGGAATAAAAATGGAAGTTTTGTGAGGGAAAAccatgattttatgtgagttATTCttacttgtttggatggttgttacatatCCTTTCATAATGTCATGCACTGGCAGTAGATGTATTATTAAGAAAAAGCAGGGTAAAGGATAAAATAGTACTTTATTAAATAAAAAGTAAGGGCAAGATGAGAAACAAATAAGGCAACAATTGCTATCACAAGTTTGGTGTTGTTACAGAAAATGACACTTTTCATCGTTATATAATGGTTTTTTAACAATCCGACGCAATAttaacaatcaaaacaaaaattGTATTTAAAGTAACGATAttacaatacaataggtaacaaccatccaaacaagctgtaaccacttcttcaatttcaaATTCTCTATGAACTTGGAACAATTGTAGATAAAAATTGATTTGCAAATAAAAAGTTCATAGTTTGTGAATAACGAGTATGTCAAAAGGCTATCTGAATTTTTTTGAATCTGTTTATGTGATAGGTACCAAGAAGTAACAGATTATTATGAGAGTGTCAAATTCACATGGATCATGAAGTCCAGGGGAATCAAACAGAGTGAAAAGAGCACCAATCCCAAGACAGAGCTTCGATATTTCGAGTTGAGTTTTCACAAGAAGCAAAAGGAGATCGCTTTAAAATCTTATTTACCATACATACTGCGAAGGGCCAAAGAGATTAAAGAAGAGAAAAGGGTAGTGAGGCTACACACGGTTGATTACAACGGAACTGATTATTGGAGTTCCGTGGTTTTAAACCATCCTGCAACATTTAATACAATGGCTATGGAACCAGAAATGAAGAAAGATTTGATTGAGGATCTTGACATGTTTGTAAGCAGGAAAGATTATTATAGGAGAGTTGGAAAAGCGTGGAAACGTGGCTACTTGTTATATGGACCACCTGGTACGGGAAAGTCGAGCTTAGTTGCAGCTATGGCTAATTACCTTAAGTTTGATGTTTATGACTTGGATTTAAGAGAGGTGCAGTGCAATTCGGATTTGAGAAGGTTGTTGATTGGTTCAGCAAATCGTTCTATACTTGTGATAGAAGACATTGATTGCAATGTGGGGTTGCAGAATAGAGAAAATGAGAATGACACAACTGAAGATGACAAGGTATTGTAATGCATTTCTTTGACGCAGTTTCAATT
Coding sequences:
- the LOC132628050 gene encoding protein HYPER-SENSITIVITY-RELATED 4-like, yielding MLTKMELFETMPSSKSILTAATSLTASAILFRSITSDLIPEQLQLFFSSRFQKLSNRFSSQLIVVIEECEGLTSNHMFDAVNVYLGTRVNAWTQRIKVNKPDKDEELAVTVDRYQEVTDYYESVKFTWIMKSRGIKQSEKSTNPKTELRYFELSFHKKQKEIALKSYLPYILRRAKEIKEEKRVVRLHTVDYNGTDYWSSVVLNHPATFNTMAMEPEMKKDLIEDLDMFVSRKDYYRRVGKAWKRGYLLYGPPGTGKSSLVAAMANYLKFDVYDLDLREVQCNSDLRRLLIGSANRSILVIEDIDCNVGLQNRENENDTTEDDKITLSGLLNFIDGLWSSCGDERIIVFTTNHKDRLDPALLRPGRMDVHIEMSYCTFSGFRVLASNYLKVDQHRLFKTIEDLFERVRVTPAEVAGELMKSNNSDIALESLVKFLQNKEWA